One window of Suricata suricatta isolate VVHF042 chromosome 6, meerkat_22Aug2017_6uvM2_HiC, whole genome shotgun sequence genomic DNA carries:
- the PWWP2A gene encoding PWWP domain-containing protein 2A isoform X2: MYLIVKERDSVVCMLLNQTEVKASDCVRIWISNLQKEGAKRFGPHGIPVTVFPKREYKDKPEAMQLQSNTFQEGTEVKREVNGAVPDDPPPVSPPEPSLAESLWTCKPPPLFHEGAPYPPPLFIRDTYNQSIPQPPPRKIKRPKRKMYREEPTSIMNAIKLRPRQVLCDKCKNSVVAEKKEIRKGSSASDSSKYEDKKRKNESVTTVNKKLKTDHKVDGRNQNESQRRNAVVKVSNIAHSRGRVVKVSAQANTSKAQLSTKKVLQSKNMDHAKAREVLKIAKEKAQKKQSETSASKNAHSKVHFTRRYQSPSSGSLPPRVRLKPQRYRNEENDSSLKTGLEKMRSGKMAPKPQSRCTSTRSAGEAPSENQSPSKGPEEASSEVQDTNEVLVPGEQDEPQTLGKKGSKSSISVYMTLNQRKSDSSSASVCSIDSTDDLKSSNSECSSSESFDFPPGSMHAPSTSSTSNSSKEEKKLSNSLKMKVFSKNVSKCVTPDGRTICVGDIVWAKIYGFPWWPARILTITVSRKDNGLLVRQEARISWFGSPTTSFLALSQLSPFLENFQSRFNKKRKGLYRKAITEAAKAAKQLTPEVRALLTQFET, from the exons ATGTATTTAATAGTGAAGGAGAGAGACTCAGTAGTGTGTATGCTATTGAATCAAACAGAAGTGAAGGCCAGTGATTGTGTGAGAATCTGGATTTCAAATCTGCAAAAGGAAGGTGCAAAAAG gTTTGGGCCCCATGGGATCCCTGTGACAGTATTTCCCAAAAGGGAATATAAGGATAAACCTGAAGCCATGCAGCTCCAAAGTAATACATTCCAGGAAGGGACAGAAGTCAAGCGTGAAGTGAATGGTGCTGTCCCCGATGACCCTCCTCCTGTCTCGCCTCCCGAGCCGAGCTTGGCGGAAAGCCTGTGGACTTGCaaaccaccacctctcttccacGAAGGAGCACCTTATCCTCCCCCTTTGTTTATCAGGGACACATATAACCAGTCAATACCTCAGCCACCTCCTCGGAAAATTAAGCGACCCAAACGAAAAATGTACAGGGAAGAACCTACTTCAATAATGAACGCTATTAAACTACGACCCAGGCAAGTCCTGTGTGACAAATGTAAAAACAGTGTTGTtgctgaaaaaaaggaaattagaaaaggtAGTAGTGCAAGTGACTCTTCTAAATACGAAGATAAGAAACGGAAAAACGAAAGTGTAACTACTGTGAACAAAAAACTGAAGACTGACCATAAAGTGGATGGGAGAAACCAAAATGAAAGCCAGAGAAGAAATGCTGTGGTTAAGGTTTCCAATATTGCTCACAGCAGAGGCAGAGTAGTCAAAGTTTCTGCCCAGGCAAATACATCAAAAGCTCAGTTAAGTACTAAAAAAGTGCTCCAGAGTAAGAACATGGATCATGCAAAAGCTCGGGAAGTGTTGAAAATTGCCaaagaaaaggcacaaaagaAGCAAAGTGAAACCTCTGCATCCAAAAATGCACATTCAAAAGTCCATTTCACACGTCGGTATCAGAGTCCTAGCTCAGGTTCCCTTCCACCCCGGGTTCGTTTAAAACCACAGAGGTACAGGAATGAGGAGAATGACTCTTCCTTGAAGACAGGACTTGAGAAAATGCGGAGTGGCAAGATGGCACCCAAGCCCCAGTCTCGCTGCACCTCTACCCGCTCAGCAGGTGAGGCCCCTTCAGAAAATCAGAGTCCCTCAAAAGGCCCCGAAGAGGCCAGCAGTGAGGTTCAGGACACGAATGAAGTGCTTGTGCCTGGTGAGCAGGATGAACCACAGACACTGGGCAAAAAGGGCAGCAAAAGCAGTATCTCTGTTTACATGACCCTAAATCAAAGGAAATCTGACTCTTCCAGTGCTTCAGTGTGTAGCATTGATAGCACAGATGATTTGAAATCCTCCAACTCTGAGTGTAGTTCTTCTGAAAGCTTTGATTTTCCTCCAGGCAGTATGCATGCACCTTCCACCTCCTCCACTTCCAACTcttcaaaggaagagaaaaagctcAGTAATTCCTTGAAAATGAAAGTCTTTTCCAAAAACGTCTCTAAATGCGTCACACCAGATGGCAGGACCATATGTGTAGGGGACATTGTTTGGGCCAAGATCTATGGCTTCCCTTGGTGGCCAGCCCGTATTCTTACTATAACTGTGAGCCGCAAAGATAACGGCCTTTTAGTCCGACAGGAGGCCCGTATTTCATGGTTTGGGTCTCCAACAAcctcttttcttgctctttcgCAACTCTCCCCCTTTTTAGAAAACTTCCAGTCACGCTTTAATAAGAAGAGAAAGGGCCTGTATCGCAAGGCTATCACAGAGGCGGCCAAGGCTGCCAAGCAGCTGACCCCTGAAGTGCGGGCTCTGTTGACACAGTTTGAAACGTGA
- the PWWP2A gene encoding PWWP domain-containing protein 2A isoform X6, with protein MQLQSNTFQEGTEVKREVNGAVPDDPPPVSPPEPSLAESLWTCKPPPLFHEGAPYPPPLFIRDTYNQSIPQPPPRKIKRPKRKMYREEPTSIMNAIKLRPRQVLCDKCKNSVVAEKKEIRKGSSASDSSKYEDKKRKNESVTTVNKKLKTDHKVDGRNQNESQRRNAVVKVSNIAHSRGRVVKVSAQANTSKAQLSTKKVLQSKNMDHAKAREVLKIAKEKAQKKQSETSASKNAHSKVHFTRRYQSPSSGSLPPRVRLKPQRYRNEENDSSLKTGLEKMRSGKMAPKPQSRCTSTRSAGEAPSENQSPSKGPEEASSEVQDTNEVLVPGEQDEPQTLGKKGSKSSISVYMTLNQRKSDSSSASVCSIDSTDDLKSSNSECSSSESFDFPPGSMHAPSTSSTSNSSKEEKKLSNSLKMKVFSKNVSKCVTPDGRTICVGDIVWAKIYGFPWWPARILTITVSRKDNGLLVRQEARISWFGSPTTSFLALSQLSPFLENFQSRFNKKRKGLYRKAITEAAKAAKQLTPEVRALLTQFET; from the coding sequence ATGCAGCTCCAAAGTAATACATTCCAGGAAGGGACAGAAGTCAAGCGTGAAGTGAATGGTGCTGTCCCCGATGACCCTCCTCCTGTCTCGCCTCCCGAGCCGAGCTTGGCGGAAAGCCTGTGGACTTGCaaaccaccacctctcttccacGAAGGAGCACCTTATCCTCCCCCTTTGTTTATCAGGGACACATATAACCAGTCAATACCTCAGCCACCTCCTCGGAAAATTAAGCGACCCAAACGAAAAATGTACAGGGAAGAACCTACTTCAATAATGAACGCTATTAAACTACGACCCAGGCAAGTCCTGTGTGACAAATGTAAAAACAGTGTTGTtgctgaaaaaaaggaaattagaaaaggtAGTAGTGCAAGTGACTCTTCTAAATACGAAGATAAGAAACGGAAAAACGAAAGTGTAACTACTGTGAACAAAAAACTGAAGACTGACCATAAAGTGGATGGGAGAAACCAAAATGAAAGCCAGAGAAGAAATGCTGTGGTTAAGGTTTCCAATATTGCTCACAGCAGAGGCAGAGTAGTCAAAGTTTCTGCCCAGGCAAATACATCAAAAGCTCAGTTAAGTACTAAAAAAGTGCTCCAGAGTAAGAACATGGATCATGCAAAAGCTCGGGAAGTGTTGAAAATTGCCaaagaaaaggcacaaaagaAGCAAAGTGAAACCTCTGCATCCAAAAATGCACATTCAAAAGTCCATTTCACACGTCGGTATCAGAGTCCTAGCTCAGGTTCCCTTCCACCCCGGGTTCGTTTAAAACCACAGAGGTACAGGAATGAGGAGAATGACTCTTCCTTGAAGACAGGACTTGAGAAAATGCGGAGTGGCAAGATGGCACCCAAGCCCCAGTCTCGCTGCACCTCTACCCGCTCAGCAGGTGAGGCCCCTTCAGAAAATCAGAGTCCCTCAAAAGGCCCCGAAGAGGCCAGCAGTGAGGTTCAGGACACGAATGAAGTGCTTGTGCCTGGTGAGCAGGATGAACCACAGACACTGGGCAAAAAGGGCAGCAAAAGCAGTATCTCTGTTTACATGACCCTAAATCAAAGGAAATCTGACTCTTCCAGTGCTTCAGTGTGTAGCATTGATAGCACAGATGATTTGAAATCCTCCAACTCTGAGTGTAGTTCTTCTGAAAGCTTTGATTTTCCTCCAGGCAGTATGCATGCACCTTCCACCTCCTCCACTTCCAACTcttcaaaggaagagaaaaagctcAGTAATTCCTTGAAAATGAAAGTCTTTTCCAAAAACGTCTCTAAATGCGTCACACCAGATGGCAGGACCATATGTGTAGGGGACATTGTTTGGGCCAAGATCTATGGCTTCCCTTGGTGGCCAGCCCGTATTCTTACTATAACTGTGAGCCGCAAAGATAACGGCCTTTTAGTCCGACAGGAGGCCCGTATTTCATGGTTTGGGTCTCCAACAAcctcttttcttgctctttcgCAACTCTCCCCCTTTTTAGAAAACTTCCAGTCACGCTTTAATAAGAAGAGAAAGGGCCTGTATCGCAAGGCTATCACAGAGGCGGCCAAGGCTGCCAAGCAGCTGACCCCTGAAGTGCGGGCTCTGTTGACACAGTTTGAAACGTGA